The genomic window GACGTAGGGATCTCCACGATCCTGTGGTTTGCCATCACGGCATTCCGGATGCGGGTCAAATAATCTGCAATCGGATCTGTCATTGCTCTTCTTTATTTAATATTTACCAACTTGCTTTTTTAACACCCGGAATAAGACCCTGGTTGGCCATTTCCCGGAAATTTATCCTGGATATTCCGAATTGACGGATATATCCTTTTGGCCTGCCGGTCAACTTACAACGATTGTGTAAGCGGATAGGCGAAGCGTTCTTGGGAAGTTTCTGCAAACCGATATAATCACCGGCTGCTTTTAAAGCGGCCCTTTTGGCTGCATACCTGTCAACCATCTTTTGTCGCTTGACCTCCCTGGCCTTCATTGATTCTTTTGCCATATCTTAAGCTATTATTTTTATTACTTTCTAAAGGGTATACCAAATTCTTTCAGCAGCGCATGGGCTTCTTTATCAGTACGGGCAGAAGTCACAAAGGTGATATCCATCCCGTTTATTTTACTGACTTTATCAAGATCGATCTCAGTGAAGATGATCTGTTCTGTAACACCAAATGTATAATTTCCACGGCCATCGAATCCTTTGTCACTGATGCCCCTGAAGTCGCGGACACGTGGAATGGCAATGGATATCAACCTGTCGAGAAATTCATACATCTGAACCCCGCGAAGGGTAACCCTGACACCAATCGGCATATCGCGACGCAACTTGAAGTTGGAGATGTCTTTCTTCGACTTGGTTGCCACGGCATGCTGTCCGGTTATATTTGACATTTCTTCAATACCAGTGTCGATAAGCTTTTTATCGACAATAGCGGAGCCCAATCCCTGGTTTACCGCGATTTTCTTGAGTCTTGGCACCTGCATGATGTTTTTGTAACTGAATTCTTTCATCAGCACAGGCACAATCTCATCCTGGTATTTCTGCTTAAGTCTCGGTGTGTATTTCATTACTTGATAACCTCCCCTGACTTTTTAGAATAACGGACCATTTTATTTGTCTTCACATCGATTTTACGGCCGATCCGGGTTGGTTTACCGCTTCCGTCAATCACTTTCAGGTTTGAAATGTGAATGGGGGCTTCCTTCTGGATGATCCCGCCTTTGGGTGTTTTGTTGGTCGGGCGCGCATGTTTTGAAACCATGTTCACGCCTTCCACAAGGATCTTTCTTTTCTCGATATCAACCATGAGTACCCGGCCTTGCTGGCCTTTTGAGTCTCCGGCAATAACCATCACGGTGTCACCCTTTTTAATATTCAATTTCCTACGCATGTTTTTAAATATTATAATACTTCAGGAGCCAATGAAACAATCTTCATATACTGCTTGTCCCTCAATTCCCTGGCAACGGGCCCGAAAATACGGGTTCCGATCATTTCGCCGGCAGGATTGAGCAACACACAGGCATTATCATCGAAACGGATATAAGATCCATCGTTCCGACGTATTTCTTTAGTCGTACGAACAACCACTGCTTTGATCACGGTACCTTTTTTAACAGTACCTGATGGTAAAGCATTTTTAACGGTTACGACGATCTTATCGCCGATGCTGGCATACCTTTTAGCTGTGCCCCCTAACACGCGGATGCAAAGAACTTCTTTTGCCCCGCTGTTATCTGCAACCGTCAGTCTGGATTCTTGCTGTATCATGGTTACTTAGCCTTTTCAATGATTTCTACTAATCTCCAACACTTATTTTTACTGATCGGCCTGGTTTCCATAATCTTGACCGTGTCGCCGATGCCGCATGCATTTTGCTCATCATGTGCGACCAGCTTGGTCGTTTTGCGGACAAATTTCCCGTATATGGGATGTTTGACCTTTCTTTCGATCTGGACCACGATGGATTTTTCCATCTTATTGCTGACGACCAGGCCAACACGTTCTTTTCTTAAATTTCTTTCCATAAGAACATTACTTATTTTTTCCAGCTTCAATTTCCCTTCTTTTGAGTTCGGTTAGCAGGCGTGCCACCGTACTCTTGTATTCTTTCATTTTATGAGGATTATCAAGAGGGGACACTGCATGTGCAAGTTTCATCTTGACGAGCTGTTTTCTTTCTTCCTCCAATCGCTCTTTCAGCTCT from Bacteroidales bacterium includes these protein-coding regions:
- the rpsN gene encoding 30S ribosomal protein S14, with the protein product MAKESMKAREVKRQKMVDRYAAKRAALKAAGDYIGLQKLPKNASPIRLHNRCKLTGRPKGYIRQFGISRINFREMANQGLIPGVKKASW
- the rplE gene encoding 50S ribosomal protein L5; translated protein: MKYTPRLKQKYQDEIVPVLMKEFSYKNIMQVPRLKKIAVNQGLGSAIVDKKLIDTGIEEMSNITGQHAVATKSKKDISNFKLRRDMPIGVRVTLRGVQMYEFLDRLISIAIPRVRDFRGISDKGFDGRGNYTFGVTEQIIFTEIDLDKVSKINGMDITFVTSARTDKEAHALLKEFGIPFRK
- the rplX gene encoding 50S ribosomal protein L24, whose amino-acid sequence is MRRKLNIKKGDTVMVIAGDSKGQQGRVLMVDIEKRKILVEGVNMVSKHARPTNKTPKGGIIQKEAPIHISNLKVIDGSGKPTRIGRKIDVKTNKMVRYSKKSGEVIK
- the rplN gene encoding 50S ribosomal protein L14 translates to MIQQESRLTVADNSGAKEVLCIRVLGGTAKRYASIGDKIVVTVKNALPSGTVKKGTVIKAVVVRTTKEIRRNDGSYIRFDDNACVLLNPAGEMIGTRIFGPVARELRDKQYMKIVSLAPEVL
- the rpsQ gene encoding 30S ribosomal protein S17, whose product is MERNLRKERVGLVVSNKMEKSIVVQIERKVKHPIYGKFVRKTTKLVAHDEQNACGIGDTVKIMETRPISKNKCWRLVEIIEKAK
- the rpmC gene encoding 50S ribosomal protein L29 — translated: MKQKVILEMTNEELKERLEEERKQLVKMKLAHAVSPLDNPHKMKEYKSTVARLLTELKRREIEAGKNK